In Maylandia zebra isolate NMK-2024a linkage group LG12, Mzebra_GT3a, whole genome shotgun sequence, a single genomic region encodes these proteins:
- the vamp5 gene encoding vesicle-associated membrane protein 5, with protein MDSENGKSHLQKTQEEVEEVKVIMLQNMNKAEERSGKLNELEDRADLLLEESKKFEKTSTQVKTQKRWANKKMKVVLIAVAVVAGLIILSLIIVAIVQSTKGSD; from the exons ATGGACTCG GAGAACGGGAAGAGCCACCTGCagaagacccaggaggaagtggaggaggtGAAAGTCATCATGCTGCAAAACATGAACAAAGCTGAAGAAAGATCTGGCAAACTCAATGAGCTTGAAGACAGGGCTGATCTGCTGCTGGAAGAG AGTAAAAAGTTTGAAAAGACATCCACCCAGGTGAAGACACAGAAAAGATGGGCGAACAAGAAGATGAAAGTGGTGCTTATTGCAGTTGCGGTGGTAGCAGGACTCATCATTCTGAGTCTTATAATCGTTGCTATTGTTCAAAGCACCAAAGGAAGTGACTAA